One Vigna unguiculata cultivar IT97K-499-35 chromosome 7, ASM411807v1, whole genome shotgun sequence genomic region harbors:
- the LOC114191361 gene encoding LOW QUALITY PROTEIN: T-complex protein 1 subunit gamma-like (The sequence of the model RefSeq protein was modified relative to this genomic sequence to represent the inferred CDS: inserted 1 base in 1 codon), with the protein MQSMIELSRTQDEEVGDGTTSVIILAGEMLHVAEALIDKSYHPTVICRAYNKALEDAIAVLDKIAMPIDAKDRGTMLGILKSCIGTKFTSQFGDLIADLAIDATTTVDIDLGLGLRDVDIKNYIKVEKVPGGQLEDSRVLKGVMINKDVISPGKMKRKIVNPRVILLDCPLEYKKGENQTNAELLKEEDWRLLLRMEEEYIEELCMQILRFKPDLVITEKGLSDLACHFLSKHGVSAIRRLRKTDNNRIAKACGAVIVNRPDELQESDVGTGAGLFEVKKIGDEFFAFIVECKDPKACTVLLRGASKDLLNEVERNLQDAMSVARNIIKNPKLVPGGGATELTVSATLKQKSLSVQGIEKWPYEAAAIAFEAIPRTLAQNXGVNVIRTMTALQGKHANGENAWIGINGNTGDITDMKECKIWDAYIVKAQTFKTGIEAACMLLRIDDVVSGIKRQAPRAGQAPSKPKIETEADADSELILPD; encoded by the exons ATGCAGTCTATGATTGAATTGAGTCGCACCCAAGATGAAGAAGTTGGAGATGGAACAACATCTGTCATCATTCTTG CTGGTGAGATGCTTCATGTTGCTGAAGCACTCATAGATAAGAGTTATCATCCTACAGTTATTTGTCGAG CTTATAATAAAGCTTTGGAGGATGCCATTGCCGTCCTTGACAAAATTGCAATGCCCATTGATGCCAAGGATC GAGGTACTATGCTGGGGATACTCAAAAGCTGCATAGGTACCAAATTCACTAGtcaatttggggatttaattgct GATTTAGCTATTGATGCTACTACCACAGTAGATATTGATCTTGGCCTAGGTTTGAGAGATgtagatattaaaaattatataaaagttgaGAAGGTCCCTGGTGGGCAGCTGGAGGATTCAAGAGTTCTTAAAGGGGTTATGATAAACAAAGATGTGATTTCCCCTGgcaaaatgaaaagaaagattGTTAATCCCCGTGTCATTCTTCTTGATTGTCCTCTTGAGTATAAAAAGGGTGAAAATCAAACAAACGCTGAACTGCTCAAAGAAGAAGACTGGAGACTCCTATTGAGAATGGAAGAAGAATACATTGAGGAGCTCTGCATGCAGATATTGAGGTTTAAACCGGATTTGGTAATTACAGAGAAAGGCCTTAGTGATTTGGCATGCCATTTTCTGAGCAAGCATGGAGTTAGTGCAATCAGAAGGCTGAGAAAAACTGATAATAATAGAATTGCAAAAGCATGTGGTGCTGTTATTGTGAACAGACCAGATGAATTACAGGAGTCTGATGTTGGTACTGGTGCCGGATTATTTGAAGTTAAGAAAATTGGAGATGAATTTTTTGCATTTATTGTTGAATGCAAAGACCCCAAGGCTTGCACTGTACTACTGAGGGGTGCTAGCAAGGATCTCCTAAATGAAGTTGAAAGAAACCTCCAG GATGCCATGTCCGTAGCAAggaacataataaaaaatccaAAACTTGTTCCTGGAGGTGGTGCTACGGAATTGACTGTATCAGCGACGTTGAAACAGAAGAGTTTATCTGTTCAAGGTATAGAGAAG TGGCCTTATGAAGCTGCTGCCATTGCTTTTGAGGCGATCCCCCGTACTTTGGCACAAA TGGGAGTAAATGTCATCCGCACTATGACCGCACTGCAAGGAAAA CATGCAAATGGAGAAAATGCGTGGATTGGCATAAATGGAAATACTGGGGACATCACTGACATGAAAGAATGCAAG ATCTGGGATGCATACATTGTGAAAGCGCAGACATTTAAGACTGGTATTGAAGCTGCTTGCATGCTTCTGCGGATTGATGATGTGGTGAGTGGTATTAAGAGGCAGGCCCCTAGAGCCGGCCAGGCTCCTTCAAAGCCTAAGATTGAGACCGAGGCAGATGCTGACAGTGAGCTAATTCTTCCTGATTGA